In a single window of the Candidatus Methylomirabilis sp. genome:
- a CDS encoding extracellular solute-binding protein, with protein sequence MDERWALSRRQFLRTLAASGAVAATDLAWWEEPFLSPGRAYGASPVRFQFSVPEPKRTALVESLVERFNKSQSDVEVKVEFVPQAQARQKLITAITAGTPPDCCQVWDNWVGELEGMGAVEDLTGRVKDWKHYKDTLPIAWQTVTVKGRILSFPWVVTNDSLYYRTDRLKEYGLKVPSEDWTWDDFLALAKGFTRVDRNQYGFGMRGQGTWAVLYATEFMYGNGARVLKDGTVAINSKEAVAGLEWYLDLFRKHKVTPPSMPTDGWRQIVEGFGRGVTNTYLHNSGSAEEQKGFVGPQNFATIPLPIGPAKQRASFYFSETLTLFKQAKNKEGAWKFLTFLMDDEPKFMYCKTLGLLPARKSIADRPEFSKDPALAGFVKSFPFSVVSPYLAYPGWGGKLDSEGVPLFQQAMVGKISAKECLDRFAEVLTKNMA encoded by the coding sequence ATGGATGAGCGTTGGGCACTGTCGCGTCGGCAGTTTCTTCGGACCCTGGCCGCCTCTGGGGCGGTAGCGGCGACCGACCTCGCCTGGTGGGAGGAGCCGTTCCTCTCCCCGGGGAGGGCGTACGGTGCCAGCCCCGTCCGCTTCCAGTTCAGCGTGCCCGAGCCGAAGCGGACCGCGCTGGTGGAGTCCCTCGTCGAGCGGTTCAACAAGTCCCAGTCAGACGTCGAGGTGAAGGTCGAGTTCGTGCCGCAGGCCCAGGCGCGGCAGAAGCTTATCACCGCCATCACGGCCGGGACTCCCCCCGACTGCTGCCAGGTCTGGGACAACTGGGTGGGCGAGCTCGAGGGGATGGGGGCCGTCGAGGACCTCACCGGCCGGGTGAAGGACTGGAAGCACTACAAGGACACGCTCCCGATCGCCTGGCAGACCGTCACGGTGAAGGGACGGATCCTCTCCTTCCCGTGGGTCGTGACGAACGACTCCCTCTACTACCGGACGGACCGGCTGAAGGAGTACGGGCTCAAGGTGCCGAGCGAGGACTGGACCTGGGATGACTTCCTCGCGCTGGCCAAGGGATTCACCCGGGTGGACCGGAACCAGTACGGCTTCGGGATGCGCGGGCAGGGGACCTGGGCGGTCCTCTACGCCACCGAGTTCATGTACGGCAACGGCGCCCGGGTCCTGAAGGACGGGACGGTCGCGATCAACTCGAAGGAAGCCGTCGCGGGGCTCGAGTGGTACCTCGACCTCTTCCGGAAGCACAAGGTGACACCGCCGAGCATGCCGACCGACGGCTGGCGCCAGATCGTCGAGGGCTTTGGCCGGGGCGTGACCAACACGTACCTGCACAACTCCGGCTCCGCGGAGGAGCAGAAGGGCTTCGTCGGGCCTCAGAACTTCGCGACGATCCCGCTCCCGATCGGGCCCGCGAAGCAGCGCGCCTCCTTCTACTTCTCCGAGACCCTCACCCTGTTCAAGCAGGCGAAGAACAAGGAGGGGGCCTGGAAGTTCCTGACCTTCCTGATGGACGACGAGCCCAAGTTCATGTACTGCAAGACCCTGGGGCTGCTGCCGGCCCGGAAGTCCATCGCGGACCGGCCCGAGTTCTCCAAGGACCCCGCCCTCGCGGGCTTCGTCAAGTCGTTCCCCTTCTCCGTCGTGAGCCCGTACCTGGCCTATCCGGGCTGG
- a CDS encoding FGGY family carbohydrate kinase, whose protein sequence is MRDGPAILTLDLGTSSCKASLWNASGALLAAADESYPTHHPHPDWAEQHAEDWWRAACGAAHRCLAQHPGGEKGIAAIGLSSQREGVVPVARDGRALGPCIIWMDRRSRGETETLVAEFGPARLHDVTGMIPDPTFTATKLLWLKTHAPEALGAAAFLQPRDYLYFRLTGALLTDYTLASRTMMFDIRARTWWMPMLDRLGVRQEQLPPLYASTEAPFRLEWEGASALGLPPGVPVAVGAGDRPCEVLGAAVAGKRVMESTGTATNVSMVIQAVPSVLEISPCSIHALPGRWLLEMGIITTASVLRWFRELAGLPPEGMETLEAEAAKSPPGARGLVALPFFMGARSVRLNPDARGALIGLSLGHGRGDIARAIMEGVAFEVGACLRGLQGMGHAVEEVRVLGGGARSDLWCQIKADVLGLSLARLRHTEAASVGAALLAGAAIGLVTDPEAAAEAWNPVQVTFTPRSEAHRAYAAPARLFEDCYGALAPLFGRVAAGQH, encoded by the coding sequence GTGAGGGATGGCCCCGCCATCCTCACCCTGGACCTCGGCACCTCCTCCTGCAAGGCCAGCCTCTGGAACGCCTCCGGCGCGCTCCTCGCGGCCGCCGACGAGAGCTACCCGACCCACCACCCTCACCCGGATTGGGCGGAGCAGCACGCGGAGGACTGGTGGCGCGCCGCCTGCGGCGCAGCGCACCGGTGCCTCGCGCAGCATCCGGGTGGCGAGAAGGGCATCGCGGCCATCGGCCTCTCCTCCCAGCGGGAGGGGGTGGTGCCGGTGGCGCGGGACGGGCGGGCGCTCGGCCCCTGCATCATCTGGATGGACCGGCGCTCCCGTGGGGAGACGGAGACCCTGGTTGCGGAGTTCGGACCCGCCCGCCTCCACGATGTCACCGGGATGATCCCGGACCCCACCTTCACGGCCACCAAGCTTCTCTGGCTCAAGACCCACGCTCCCGAGGCCCTCGGGGCCGCCGCCTTCCTGCAGCCCCGAGACTACCTCTACTTCCGCCTGACCGGAGCCCTCCTCACCGACTACACTCTCGCCTCCCGGACCATGATGTTCGACATCCGGGCCCGCACCTGGTGGATGCCCATGCTGGACCGCCTCGGGGTCCGGCAGGAGCAGCTCCCGCCGCTCTACGCTTCCACCGAGGCGCCGTTCCGCTTGGAATGGGAGGGGGCCTCTGCCCTCGGCCTTCCGCCGGGCGTTCCCGTCGCCGTCGGCGCGGGGGATCGGCCCTGCGAGGTTCTCGGTGCCGCCGTCGCCGGCAAGCGCGTCATGGAGTCCACGGGCACGGCGACCAACGTCTCCATGGTCATCCAGGCGGTCCCGTCGGTCCTGGAGATCTCCCCCTGCTCCATTCATGCCCTCCCCGGGCGCTGGCTGCTCGAGATGGGCATCATCACCACCGCCTCGGTCCTCCGCTGGTTCCGGGAGCTGGCGGGGCTCCCGCCGGAGGGGATGGAGACGCTCGAGGCCGAGGCGGCCAAGAGCCCCCCCGGGGCCCGGGGGCTCGTGGCGCTCCCGTTCTTCATGGGGGCCCGCTCGGTCCGCCTGAACCCCGACGCCCGGGGGGCTCTGATCGGCCTCAGCCTGGGCCACGGGCGGGGGGACATCGCCCGGGCCATCATGGAGGGGGTGGCCTTCGAGGTGGGGGCGTGCCTCCGCGGGCTGCAGGGCATGGGGCACGCGGTGGAGGAGGTGCGGGTGTTAGGCGGCGGGGCCCGCTCCGATCTCTGGTGCCAGATCAAAGCAGATGTGCTGGGCCTCTCCCTGGCCCGGCTCCGCCACACGGAGGCCGCCTCGGTCGGTGCAGCCCTTCTGGCCGGGGCCGCCATTGGTCTGGTGACGGATCCCGAGGCGGCGGCCGAGGCCTGGAACCCGGTCCAGGTGACCTTCACGCCGCGCTCCGAGGCCCACCGGGCCTACGCCGCCCCCGCGCGCCTCTTCGAGGACTGCTACGGGGCGCTTGCTCCGCTTTTCGGCCGCGTCGCAGCCGGCCAGCACTGA
- a CDS encoding alcohol dehydrogenase catalytic domain-containing protein produces MRATVWHGGEKLTLEERPVPTPAANEVLIKVAACGICGTDVHIIEDKFPLYPPPRVIGHEYTGTVAAVGARVRKVRPGDRVVVEPGYTCGDCYFCRQGRENLCEQRIVHPGGFAEYTCVPERLVHLLPAGVSFEMGSLAEPLACALRAWDLAAAASGAHVGILGGGAVGLLLTQLALHSGAVKVVLSEPREHRRAVAKMLGAVAVDGTREDLPAILQAETGGLGPEIIFDAVGNPTLLTQALELVQRGGTVVEVGVADPAAVASFRPYLLFEKELTIRGSHMRPYTFHRAVRWLTRLTLAPLLGLEFRLEETLEAIRSQRAGKGIKLVVKP; encoded by the coding sequence ATGCGGGCGACGGTCTGGCACGGCGGGGAGAAGCTCACCCTCGAGGAGCGCCCGGTCCCGACGCCGGCGGCGAACGAGGTCCTGATCAAGGTCGCGGCCTGCGGGATCTGCGGGACCGACGTCCACATCATCGAGGACAAGTTCCCCCTCTACCCCCCGCCCCGGGTGATCGGTCACGAGTACACGGGCACGGTGGCCGCGGTCGGGGCCCGCGTGCGGAAGGTCCGGCCGGGCGACCGGGTCGTGGTGGAGCCGGGGTACACCTGCGGGGACTGCTACTTCTGCCGGCAGGGCCGCGAGAATCTCTGCGAGCAACGGATCGTCCACCCGGGGGGCTTCGCCGAGTACACCTGCGTCCCGGAGCGCCTCGTCCACCTCCTCCCGGCGGGCGTCTCGTTTGAGATGGGGTCGCTCGCGGAGCCGCTCGCGTGCGCGCTCCGGGCCTGGGACCTGGCGGCTGCGGCTTCGGGTGCCCACGTCGGGATCCTGGGGGGCGGGGCGGTGGGGTTACTCCTCACGCAACTCGCGCTCCACTCGGGCGCCGTGAAGGTCGTCCTCTCGGAGCCGCGGGAGCACCGCCGCGCCGTGGCCAAGATGCTCGGCGCCGTGGCGGTGGACGGCACCCGCGAGGACCTCCCGGCCATCCTGCAGGCCGAGACCGGGGGGCTCGGCCCCGAGATCATCTTCGACGCGGTCGGAAACCCCACCCTCCTCACCCAAGCACTCGAGCTGGTCCAGCGGGGCGGCACGGTCGTGGAGGTGGGGGTGGCGGATCCGGCCGCCGTGGCCAGCTTCCGGCCCTACCTGCTCTTCGAGAAGGAGCTCACGATCCGGGGCTCCCACATGCGCCCCTACACCTTCCACCGGGCGGTCCGCTGGCTGACCCGCCTCACCCTCGCCCCCCTCCTGGGCCTGGAGTTCCGCCTCGAGGAGACGCTCGAGGCGATCCGGAGCCAGCGGGCCGGGAAGGGGATCAAGCTCGTGGTGAAGCCGTGA